In the genome of Montipora foliosa isolate CH-2021 chromosome 3, ASM3666993v2, whole genome shotgun sequence, one region contains:
- the LOC137997329 gene encoding triosephosphate isomerase-like — MDRKFFVGGNWKMNGSKSSIDGIIKVLAEGDLSSSTEVVVAPPTIYLDYVRTLIKPEVGVSAQNCFKVAKGAFTGEISPAMIKDVGCEWVILGHSERRNIFKEPDELIGEKVAHALSEGLKVIACIGELLSEREAGKTMEVVSRQIKAIADNVADWSKVVIAYEPVWAIGTGVTATPQQAQEVHHMLRGWLKDNVSTEVSEKTRIIYGGSVNAKNCQELAKQGDVDGFLVGGASLKPEFVQIINARL; from the exons ATGGACAGAAAATTTTTTGTGGGTggcaattggaaaatgaacGGAAGCAAATCAAGTATAGACGGAATCATAAAGGTTTTGGCCGAAGGAGATCTGAGTTCCAGCACAG aaGTCGTAGTGGCCCCACCAACAATTTATTTAGATTATGTGCGAACTTTAATCAAGCCAGAAGTTGGTGTGTCAGCTCAGAATTGCTTTAAAGTGGCCAAAGGAGCATTCACAGGAGAAATAAG TCCTGCAATGATTAAAGATGTTGGTTGTGAGTGGGTCATTCTGGGGCACTCAGAGAGAAGAAATATTTTCAAGGAGCCTGACGAG TTGATTGGAGAGAAGGTTGCCCATGCACTCTCTGAGGGCTTGAAAGTGATAGCTTGTATTGgagaacttctgtctgaaagaGAAGCAGGAAAAACAATGGAAGTAGTTTCACGACAAATCAAAGCCATTGCTG ACAATGTTGCAGACTGGAGTAAGGTAGTGATAGCTTATGAACCTGTTTGGGCAATTGGCACAGGAGTTACTGCCACACCACAACAA GCTCAAGAGGTCCATCATATGTTGAGAGGTTGGCTCAAAGATAACGTGTCTACAGAGGTCTCGGAAAAAACTAGAATTATCTATGGAG GTTCAGTAAACGCAAAAAACTGTCAGGAATTAGCTAAGCAAGGAGATGTCGATGGTTTTCTTGTGGGAGGTGCATCACTTAAGCCGGAGTTTGTCCAGATTATAAATGCAAGATTGTGA